The following proteins are encoded in a genomic region of Mobula hypostoma chromosome 23, sMobHyp1.1, whole genome shotgun sequence:
- the ywhae1 gene encoding tyrosine 3-monooxygenase/tryptophan 5-monooxygenase activation protein, epsilon polypeptide 1 isoform X2 translates to MDEREDLVYQAKLAEQAERYDEMVESMKKVAGMDVELTVEERNLLSVAYKNVIGARRASWRIISSIEQKEENKGGEEKIKMIREYRQTVENELKSICNDILDVLDKHLIPAANTGESKVFYYKMKGDYHRYLAEFATGNDRKEAAENSLVAYKAASDIAMTELPPTHPIRLGLALNFSVFYYEILNSPDRACRLAKAAFDDAIAELDTLSEESYKDSTLIMQLLRDNLTLWTSDMQGDDS, encoded by the exons AAATGGTGGAATCGATGAAGAAAGTAGCTGGTATGGATGTGGAGTTGACGGTTGAGGAAAGGAATTTGCTGTCTGTGGCCTACAAAAATGTTATTGGAGCACGGAGAGCATCCTGGAGGATAATCAGCAGTATTGAGCAGAAGGAGGAGAATAAGGGTGGAGAGGAAAAGATAAAAATGATCCGTGAATACAGACAGACG GTTGAGAATGAGCTGAAATCAATTTGTAATGACATTCTGGATGTACTGGATAAACACCTCATTCCTGCTGCCAACACTGGGGAGTCGAAGGTTTTCTACTATAAAAT GAAAGGTGATTACCACAGGtatctggcagagtttgcaacaGGGAATGACAGGAAGGAAGCGGCAGAGAACAGCTTGGTCGCTTACAAGGCGGCTAGTGATATTGCAATGACAGAACTTCCGCCAACGCACCCCATCCGCTTAGGGCTTGCTTTGAATTTCTCTGTATTCTATTATGAAATCCTCAATTCCCCTGACCGTGCCTGCAG ATTGGCAAAGGCGGCATTTGATGATGCAATTGCAGAACTGGATACCTTGAGTGAAGAAAGCTACAAGGACTCTACACTCATTATGCAGTTGTTACGTGACAACTTGACACTATGGACTTCAGACATGCAGGGAGATG ATTCCTAA